In Zingiber officinale cultivar Zhangliang chromosome 8B, Zo_v1.1, whole genome shotgun sequence, a single genomic region encodes these proteins:
- the LOC122017006 gene encoding vesicle-associated membrane protein 721-like, which produces MGQQSLIYSFVSRGTVIVAEYTEFTGNFNSIAAQCLQKLPATSNKFTYNCDGHTFNYLVEDGYTYCVVAVESLGRQVPIAFLERVKDDFSKRYGGGKATTAPANSLSREFGAKLKEHMQYCVDHPEEINKLSKVKAQVSEVKGVMMENIEKVLDRGEKIELLVDKTESLRSQAQDFRQQGTTMRRKMWLQNMKIKLMVLGIVIALILIIFLSICRGFKCL; this is translated from the exons ATGGGCCAGCAGTCGCTCATCTACAGCTTCGTTTCGCGGGGGACGGTGATCGTGGCCGAGTACACGGAGTTTACGGGAAACTTTAACAGCATCGCTGCCCAGTGCCTTCAGAAGCTCCCCGCCACCAGCAATAAATTCACCTACAACTGCGACGGTCACACCTTCAACTACCTCGTCGAGGATGGATACA CATATTGTGTAGTCGCTGTTGAATCTCTAGGTAGGCAAGTTCCCATTGCTTTTCTGGAGAGGGTGAAGGACGACTTCAGCAAAAGATATGGGGGAGGAAAAGCTACAACTGCTCCAGCAAATAGCCTCAGCCGTGAGTTTGG GGCCAAGCTTAAAGAGCACATGCAATACTGTGTGGACCACCCCGAAGAGATCAACAAGCTCTCGAAGGTGAAAGCTCAGGTTTCAGAAGTCAAAGGAGTAATGATGGAAAATATCGAGAAG GTTCTTGACCGTGGTGAGAAAATTGAGTTGCTTGTTGATAAAACCGAAAGCCTTCGGTCCCAG GCGCAGGATTTTCGACAGCAAGGTACGACAATGAGGAGGAAGATGTGGCTACAAAACATGAAGATTAAACTGATGGTTCTGGGCATTGTCATCGCACTGATTCTTATCATATTTTTGTCCATTTGTCGTGGCTTCAAGTGCTTATGA
- the LOC122017007 gene encoding costars family protein-like, translated as MALNVEEEVVRLKEEIQRLGQPQDDGSYKVKFGVLFNDDRCANLFEALVGTLRAAKKRKVVKYDGELLLQGVHDNVEIILLPPTDTAA; from the exons ATGGCGTTGAATGTGGAGGAAGAAGTGGTGCGGCTCAAGGAAGAGATACAACGACTTGGTCAGCCACAGGACGATGGCTCCTAcaag GTAAAGTTTGGGGTCCTGTTCAATGATGATAGATGTGCTAACCTATTCGAAGCGCTGGTCGGAACTCTTCGTGCTGCAAAGAAGAGAAAGGTCGTCAAATACGACGGCGAGCTTCTGCTTCAGGGTGTTCATGACAATGTGGAGATCATACTTCTGCCACCGACCGACACTGCTGCATGA
- the LOC122013709 gene encoding uncharacterized protein LOC122013709 produces the protein MVGVELFAIGIASSHSSAWMRFPMDSFARAKTVRLRSYQEKYLAAEDDGEHVSQKRDSSGLSSLWAVELVDDAPHGIRLRSSLCGRYLTATDESHLFGVNGKKVRLTLPPHLDSSLEWEPSRDGAQIKLKNRYGSYLRGNRGPRPWRNSVTHDVPHLHHDWILWSLEIAEPLPTETASPTSSDAESSPSPSGYLHKVEDRSIFYAVADDEGNVDDSVEWPAFTFNGTSVPELTEKLKEKTHLADIVVCARNPLNHQLIPLLLQLPPNNATMRLVIVEAHSRGEFFNGALNFFTRIMM, from the exons ATGGTCGGAGTTGAGCTGTTTGCGATCGGCATTGCCTCCTCACATTCTTCCGCTTGGATGCGATTCCCCATGGACTCGTTCGCCCGGGCGAAGACGGTGCGGCTTCGGAGCTACCAGGAGAAGTACCTTGCGGCAGAGGATGATGGGGAGCACGTCTCCCAGAAACGCGATAGCTCTGGCCTCTCCTCCCTGTGGGCGGTCGAGCTTGTCGACGACGCCCCTCACGGCATCCGCCTACGAAGCTCCCTGTGCGGCCGCTACCTCACCGCCACCGACGAGTCCCATCTCTTTGGCGTCAACGGAAAGAAGGTCCGCCTAACACTTCCACCCCACCTGGACTCCTCCCTCGAGTGGGAACCCTCCCGCGACGGCGCCCAGATCAAGCTCAAGAACCGCTACGGTAGCTACCTCCGAGGCAATCGCGGCCCCCGGCCCTGGCGCAACTCTGTCACTCACGACGTCCCCCATCTTCACCATGACTGGATTCTGTGGAGCCTAGAGATCGCTGAGCCCCTTCCGACGGAAACCGCGTCCCCGACATCGTCCGACGCCGAG TCATCTCCTTCACCTTCTGGCTATCTGCACAAGGTTGAAGACCGGAGCATCTTTTATGCCGTCGCGGATGACGAGGGAAATGTGGACGACAGTGTGGAATGGCCTGCCTTCACTTTTAATGGGACGAGCGTACCAGAGTTGACTGAGAAACTGAAAGAGAAAACTCACCTTGCTGATATAGTTGTTTGCGCCAGGAATCCACTGAACCATCAACTGATCCCTCTTCTTCTGCAGTTGCCACCAAACAATGCGACAATGCGTCTTGTGATTGTTGAAGCCCATTCAAGAGGTGAGTTTTTCAATGGTGCTCTTAACTTTTTCACCCGGATAATGATGTAG